One segment of Pseudophryne corroboree isolate aPseCor3 chromosome 10, aPseCor3.hap2, whole genome shotgun sequence DNA contains the following:
- the LOC134966194 gene encoding LOW QUALITY PROTEIN: axin-related protein-like (The sequence of the model RefSeq protein was modified relative to this genomic sequence to represent the inferred CDS: deleted 2 bases in 1 codon; substituted 1 base at 1 genomic stop codon), producing MSSAGVLTCMPDSRQIFRETSLRPPVPGQETKNYKAEKFTMDHQHLEQPMKCKEDSLRQAEGCAAHDSRFSRWGRSLNMLLDDQDGATLFRMYLEGQGLVDLLSFWFACNGFRAMDPEEPKTSKTAKAIYRWYVQNSQAVSGRLKPATRSQVKDCVKNQQLTRTLFDQAQQEIQRAMEQEAFPSFLQSDICKEYAHAVEDSPTPDSPGPGLPTLXGRAEEEEIGGLHHIPGGLGAMGKVNRAFTRIPPRNQRSNLRRTEPLYQYFAPAASINDSEISSDALTEDSMSITDGSVDGIPPYRSKKQREIHRSVSTNGQVPLPFVPRTMRPPADMMPSNPVEFAAKLTMALEKVKKQRDAEEQLEERLQRLKEEEEKVDYDIPASSHDTPPAAALEDDPQSILDDHVSRVLKTPANLSPRSQSPFIQRKAKGQATFGKGQSLASCHLRPKALPGMETPVAQNIEQRGSVSSQGTRSYRKTEGCAQSHKLEEGNPPAGLTTPLSPEQEVERSHSVLQWVLESAKMMKKHHRDVNTSLSHCPEVKKTTHRAASQPAHLFLQDTSMPPLNAPNTLDQLEEARRRLVEDKRVPKLHKPRCVQSATLKEKSKAAESVSSSAFSTLKFSEELKSAKKMNSDQGQGGLAIVYYFCGERIPYMIRTKEPTLTLQEFKELLSKKGSYKYYFKKESQEFECNAVFQEISEEDAVLPLYDEKIICKVERAC from the exons ATGAGTTCTGCTGGGGTGCTGACCTGTATGCCCGACTCAAGACAAATATTCAGGGAAACGTCATTGCGCCCACCTGTGCCGGGACAGGAGACTAAAAATTACAAG GCTGAGAAATTCACTATGGACCACCAGCACTTGGAACAGCCAATGAAATGCAAGGAAGACTCTCTTCGGCAAGCGGAAGGTTGTGCAGCACATGATTCCCGCTTCTCTCGTTGGGGCAGATCCCTCAATATGTTGTTGGATGACCAAGATGGTGCAACACTTTTTCGTATGTATCTGGAAGGGCAGGGACTAGTGGATCTGTTAAGTTTCTGGTTTGCATGTAATGGCTTTAGAGCCATGGACCCAGAGGAACCGAAGACTTCAAAGACCGCTAAAGCCATATATCGTTGGTATGTACAAAATAGCCAAGCTGTTTCAGGACGTTTAAAGCCAGCCACTCGGTCTCAAGTCAAGGACTGTGTCAAGAACCAACAGCTGACTAGAACTTTGTTTGACCAGGCTCAGCAGGAGATTCAGAGGGCCATGGAACAGGAGGCCTTTCCGTCTTTTTTGCAGTCTGACATTTGCAAGGAATATGCTCATGCTGTTGAGGACAGTCCTACCCCAGACAGCCCAGGACCTGGACTTCCAACCTTG TGAGGAAGGGCTGAGGAAGAGGAAATTGGTGGGTTACACCACATTCCGGGTGGTTTGGGTGCCATGGGAAAAGTCAACCGTGCCTTCACACGTATCCCACCAAGAAACCAAAG gtccAATCTACGCAGAACTGAACCACTTTACCAGTACTTTGCTCCAGCAGCTAGTATCAATGACAGCGAGATTTCAAGTGATGCCCTCACTGAAGACAGTATGTCCATTACAGATGGTAGTGT TGATGGAATTCCCCCATACCGTTCCAAAAAGCAACGAGAAATCCATAGAAGTGTCAGCACTAATGGTCAAGTGCCTCTGCCTTTTGTTCCA AGAACTATGCGCCCCCCAGCTGATATGATGCCATCCAATCCTGTGGAGTTTGCAGCTAAATTGACAATGGCATTGGAAAAAGTTAAGAAACAGAGAGATGCCGAAGAACAACTGGAGGAGAGGTTACAAAGGTTGAAGGAG GAAGAAGAGAAAGTTGATTATGACATCCCGGCATCCAGCCATGACACTCCACCAGCAGCTGCTCTTGAAGATGACCCACAATCCATCCTTGATGACCATGTCTCAAGAGTCTTGAAGACACCGGCAAATCTGTCACCTAGATCACAGTCCCCTTTCATTCAAAGGAAAGCCAAAGGTCAAGCAACATTTGGCAAAGGTCAAAGTTTAGCTTCCTGTCACTTAAGGCCAAAAGCTCTTCCAGGGATGGAAACGCCTGTCGCACAGAACATTGAACAGCGGGGATCTGTGAG TTCCCAGGGTACAAGGAGTTACAGAAAGACAGAAGGTTGTGCGCAGTCTCACAAACTAGAAGAAGGAAACCCACCTGCAGGACTGACTACTCCACTTTCACCTGAGCAAGAAGTAGAACGTAGCCACAGTGTCTTGCAGTGGGTTCTGGAGAGTGCAAAGATGATGAAAAAACATCACCGGGATGTTAACACAAG tttaAGCCATTGCCCCGAAGTAAAGAAGACGACACACAGGGCAGCATCCCAGCCAGCTCATCTCTTCCTACAGGATACTTCCATGCCACCACTTAATGCTCCAAACACTCTGGACCAACTGGAAGAAGCTCGTCGGCGTCTTGTTGAAGACAAGAGAGTTCCTAAACTGCACAAGCCCAG GTGTGTGCAGTCTGCGACACTTAAAGAAAAAAGTAAAGCCGCGGAGAGTGTTTCGTCTTCTGCTTTCTCCACTCTTAAATTCTCTGAAGA gCTTAAGTCGGCCAAAAAGATGAATAGTGACCAAGGGCAAGGAGGTTTAGCGATTGTCTATTACTTCTGTGGAGAGCGGATTCCGTACATGATTCGAACAAAGGAGCCCACTTTGACTTTGCAGGAATTTAAAGAGCTGCTTAGTAAGAAGGGAAGTTACAA ATATTATTTCAAAAAGGAGAGCCAAGAGTTTGAATGCAATGCTGTATTTCAAGAGATATCCGAGGAAGATGCTGTTCTGCCATTATATGATGAGAAGATTATCTGTAAAGTGGAAAGAGCATGCTGA